One stretch of Chryseobacterium sp. LJ668 DNA includes these proteins:
- a CDS encoding AAA family ATPase: protein MIELRKSLEKVKAEIAKVIVGQHDMIEHLLAALLSNGHVLIEGVPGVAKTITAKLLAKTIDVDFSRIQFTPDLMPSDILGTSIFSIKNSEFEFKKGPIFSHFILIDEINRSPAKTQSALFEVMEERQITMDGTQYEMEAPFLVVATQNPIEHEGTYRLPEAQLDRFLFKINVGYPNLEQEIAIIKNQHESRQEDKTDVVQPVISAQQLSHYQKLVKEIIVESQLMEYIGKITISTRENQFLYLGASPRASLALLTASKAFAALRGRDFVTPEDIKEASYAVLRHRVIVSPEREMEGLTADEIIRQILEGIEIPR, encoded by the coding sequence ATGATCGAACTTCGCAAAAGTCTGGAAAAAGTAAAAGCCGAAATTGCAAAAGTAATTGTCGGTCAACATGATATGATCGAGCATCTTTTGGCGGCTTTACTTTCGAATGGTCACGTTTTGATTGAAGGTGTTCCAGGAGTTGCAAAAACAATAACAGCAAAATTATTGGCAAAAACAATAGATGTTGACTTCAGCAGAATACAATTTACGCCGGATCTAATGCCTTCAGATATTTTGGGGACATCAATTTTCAGTATAAAAAATTCTGAATTTGAGTTTAAGAAAGGTCCTATTTTCTCCCATTTTATATTAATTGATGAGATCAATCGGTCACCAGCCAAAACGCAGTCGGCATTGTTTGAGGTGATGGAAGAAAGGCAAATCACAATGGATGGAACGCAATATGAAATGGAAGCTCCCTTTTTGGTCGTGGCTACACAGAATCCCATTGAGCATGAAGGAACATACAGGCTTCCGGAAGCGCAGCTCGATCGTTTTTTGTTTAAAATAAATGTAGGTTATCCGAATCTTGAACAGGAAATTGCCATCATCAAAAACCAGCACGAAAGCAGGCAGGAAGATAAAACAGATGTGGTACAACCAGTAATCAGCGCTCAGCAATTGAGCCATTATCAAAAATTGGTAAAAGAGATCATTGTCGAATCTCAACTGATGGAATATATTGGTAAAATCACTATCAGCACGAGAGAAAATCAATTTCTGTATTTGGGAGCTTCGCCAAGAGCAAGTTTAGCTTTGCTGACGGCTTCAAAAGCTTTTGCGGCATTGAGGGGAAGAGATTTTGTAACTCCGGAAGATATCAAGGAGGCGAGTTATGCAGTTTTAAGACACCGAGTGATCGTGTCACCGGAAAGAGAAATGGAGGGATTGACTGCCGATGAAATTATCCGTCAGATTTTGGAAGGAATTGAAATTCCGAGATAG
- the tnpA gene encoding IS200/IS605 family transposase: protein MANTYIQIYIQLIFAVKGRQNLIHNSKREDLHKYISGIIKNSNQKLLAIYANPDHIHLLVGFNSLNLKISDFVRDIKANSSRFINEQKWVNGKFNWQEGYGAFSYSKSQIDKVVSYILNQEEHHKRKSFKEEYIELLNKFEIQYEEKYMFEFDED from the coding sequence ATGGCAAATACATATATTCAGATTTACATTCAATTGATCTTCGCTGTAAAGGGAAGGCAAAATCTGATTCATAATTCAAAAAGAGAAGATTTGCACAAATACATTTCAGGAATTATTAAAAATAGCAACCAAAAATTATTAGCAATTTATGCTAATCCTGACCATATTCACCTTCTTGTGGGATTTAATAGTTTGAATCTTAAAATATCAGATTTTGTTCGTGACATTAAAGCAAATTCTTCCAGATTTATTAATGAACAAAAATGGGTCAATGGAAAATTTAACTGGCAGGAAGGTTACGGCGCTTTTTCTTATTCTAAAAGTCAGATTGATAAAGTTGTTAGTTATATACTTAACCAAGAAGAACATCACAAAAGGAAAAGCTTTAAAGAAGAGTATATTGAACTTTTAAATAAATTTGAAATACAATACGAAGAAAAATATATGTTTGAATTTGATGAAGATTAA
- a CDS encoding DUF4013 domain-containing protein, translating into MMQFYKNRDFGTFISDSFGFFRLYGKNYFKNYILLNGLLLILMVVVVIFGYRELLMQILGSNISGNSSYLEDYFEDNLGMFIIVGSLTFILFVVLMIVNYLYPVFYLKRLAAGETKITMDDILNDFKNNAKRILILFLGMIFIVTPPAFIILGVSYALVIILIGIPIMLFVFPSVINIVNFLMYDLFNSNRGFFESLSYSIRAQFSYANGREKSPYWKYWGSTLVVFIIMYVLTTIFTMIPMIIFFFTMMTTESDGNFEQNPFSGTIGIVFFIVYGISMLVSFFLYNLIYVNAGLIYYDSRRDLHQQVELAEIDTIGINE; encoded by the coding sequence ATGATGCAGTTTTATAAAAACAGAGATTTCGGAACGTTTATCAGCGACAGTTTCGGGTTTTTCAGGCTTTACGGTAAAAATTATTTCAAGAATTATATTCTTCTGAATGGGCTTTTGCTTATTCTGATGGTAGTTGTGGTGATTTTCGGTTATAGAGAACTCTTAATGCAGATTTTGGGATCAAATATCAGCGGGAACAGCTCCTACCTTGAAGATTATTTTGAAGATAATCTGGGAATGTTCATTATTGTAGGATCACTTACGTTTATACTTTTTGTTGTTTTAATGATTGTAAATTACCTGTATCCTGTTTTTTATCTGAAAAGACTGGCTGCTGGCGAGACGAAGATCACCATGGATGATATTTTAAACGACTTTAAAAACAACGCCAAACGAATCTTAATTCTTTTTCTCGGAATGATTTTTATTGTGACTCCACCCGCTTTCATTATATTGGGAGTTTCTTATGCCTTGGTTATCATCCTGATCGGGATACCCATTATGCTATTCGTTTTTCCCTCGGTAATCAATATTGTCAACTTTCTGATGTATGACCTTTTTAACAGCAATAGAGGTTTTTTTGAAAGCTTAAGTTATTCTATCCGCGCGCAGTTTTCTTACGCTAACGGAAGGGAAAAATCTCCATACTGGAAGTATTGGGGTTCCACATTGGTTGTATTTATCATCATGTATGTGCTTACTACCATTTTTACAATGATTCCCATGATTATATTTTTTTTCACGATGATGACGACAGAATCAGATGGTAATTTTGAGCAAAACCCATTCTCAGGAACAATAGGCATTGTGTTTTTTATAGTTTACGGAATTTCAATGCTGGTGTCATTTTTCCTTTATAATTTAATATACGTTAATGCCGGTCTGATCTATTACGATAGCAGAAGAGACCTTCACCAGCAGGTAGAGCTGGCTGAAATAGATACGATCGGAATCAATGAATAA
- a CDS encoding RDD family protein, with protein sequence MSQIAINTSQNVNINFNISSIGERFLAFIIDSLIKGAYMLVTFYIFFSILDLGYLLDGLDQWSQMAIYIAITFPVYIYPVVLESLMEGQTPGKKIMKIRVVKIDGYQAGFGDYLIRWVFRVIDVSFLIVGFITMLVTKNNQRFGDIAAGTAVISLKNNINISHTILENLHTDYIPTFPQVIGLSDNDMRIIKDNYLKALKIDDRQIISKLSDKIKGILKLEIDPTKMTERQFINVIIKDYNYYTGKD encoded by the coding sequence ATGTCTCAAATTGCGATTAATACTTCACAAAATGTAAATATTAATTTTAACATTTCGAGTATTGGCGAGAGGTTTCTTGCCTTCATCATCGATTCTTTGATAAAGGGGGCTTATATGCTTGTTACATTTTATATTTTCTTCAGTATTTTAGATTTAGGCTATTTACTTGATGGTCTTGACCAGTGGTCTCAGATGGCGATTTATATTGCTATAACTTTCCCGGTTTACATTTATCCTGTTGTTTTGGAGAGCCTGATGGAAGGACAGACTCCCGGAAAAAAAATCATGAAAATACGGGTTGTGAAGATTGATGGTTATCAGGCGGGTTTCGGAGATTATCTTATCCGCTGGGTATTCAGAGTCATTGATGTTTCTTTTTTAATTGTTGGTTTTATTACGATGCTCGTCACCAAAAATAATCAGCGTTTTGGAGATATTGCTGCCGGAACTGCCGTAATTTCGCTTAAAAATAACATCAATATTTCCCATACTATTTTAGAAAATCTTCATACAGATTACATTCCTACTTTCCCGCAAGTTATTGGTCTGAGTGATAATGATATGAGAATTATCAAAGACAATTATCTGAAAGCTCTAAAGATTGACGACCGACAAATTATTAGCAAACTTTCAGATAAAATTAAAGGAATTTTAAAGCTTGAAATTGATCCCACAAAAATGACCGAAAGACAATTTATCAACGTCATTATCAAAGATTACAATTATTATACTGGGAAAGATTAA
- a CDS encoding stage II sporulation protein M — MREVYFIKQNKEKWLGIEQVIQGKIKKNPDDLSSLYINLINDLSFAQTYYPKSNTTVYLNHLSSQIFQKIYKTKRVEENRMLYFFRTEVPLLVYHYRRYLLYAFIFFILFTSIGVLSAVYDKNFANIILGESYVNTTIENIKKGNAVGIYQSGSTWGSTIGIIFNNIVVGAKLYIYGIFGGVGSLYALLSNSVMLGSFQYFFYDYGALKDSARGIWLHGVFEIFAMVVEAMCGLILGASILFPKTLSRFESLKTGLKDSFKIFLSTIPFTICAGIIEGYVTRHALKMPEFLNLIIIFGCLTIIGFYYFVYPFIVNKKLNNTMTTYDAVL, encoded by the coding sequence ATGAGAGAAGTTTATTTTATTAAACAAAATAAAGAAAAATGGTTGGGAATCGAACAGGTTATTCAAGGGAAAATCAAAAAAAATCCTGATGACCTGTCTTCGCTGTATATCAATCTGATCAATGATCTTTCTTTTGCCCAGACTTATTACCCTAAAAGTAATACGACGGTGTATCTTAATCACCTCTCTTCTCAAATTTTTCAGAAAATTTATAAAACCAAAAGAGTAGAAGAAAACAGGATGCTGTATTTTTTCAGAACTGAAGTTCCGTTGCTGGTCTATCACTACAGGCGCTATTTATTGTACGCTTTTATATTTTTTATCCTCTTTACTTCCATTGGCGTTCTTTCGGCTGTTTATGATAAAAATTTTGCCAACATTATTTTAGGCGAAAGCTATGTGAATACCACTATTGAAAACATCAAGAAAGGTAATGCAGTTGGGATTTATCAAAGCGGCTCGACATGGGGAAGCACGATAGGGATTATTTTTAATAATATTGTTGTAGGTGCAAAATTATATATCTACGGTATTTTCGGTGGAGTAGGTTCGCTTTACGCCCTTCTTTCCAATTCTGTGATGTTGGGCTCATTCCAGTATTTTTTCTATGATTATGGGGCTTTAAAAGACAGTGCAAGAGGAATCTGGCTTCACGGAGTTTTTGAAATTTTTGCAATGGTAGTAGAAGCAATGTGCGGATTGATTCTCGGAGCTTCAATTCTTTTCCCAAAAACCCTGTCAAGATTTGAATCTTTAAAAACTGGTTTAAAAGATTCATTCAAAATATTTTTAAGCACCATTCCATTCACAATCTGTGCGGGAATCATTGAAGGTTATGTGACAAGACATGCTTTGAAAATGCCGGAATTTTTAAATTTAATTATCATTTTCGGATGTTTAACCATTATAGGATTCTACTACTTTGTGTATCCTTTTATCGTTAATAAAAAACTTAATAACACAATGACAACCTATGATGCAGTTTTATAA
- a CDS encoding DUF4129 domain-containing protein: protein MNKRILFILFLFSFVLSDAQEADSTVVYNDYYEESYSDSLSTPHYKNMQRADSVLLKNPVSENTVYPKSFKENIKSRYKGNEFDYSTSKPRESFWDKLMRKVLKIVQSVFGETSLESSAKITTTIIRLFAIILVGFLLYFIVKFLIGKNGNLFFGKRNKKVVITDEELHENIHEINFPESIVAFERSKDYRSAIRYQFLFVLKKLSDKKLILWNPEKTNKDYIAEFKVPLLKEEFSNLSYIFDYVWYGEFNIDDQSYLKFKEQYQSFKP, encoded by the coding sequence ATGAATAAAAGAATACTTTTCATACTGTTTCTATTTTCTTTTGTGCTGTCAGATGCTCAGGAGGCAGACAGCACGGTTGTATATAATGATTATTATGAAGAATCTTACAGTGATTCTCTCAGTACTCCGCATTATAAAAATATGCAACGCGCAGATTCTGTTTTGCTTAAAAATCCTGTTTCAGAAAATACAGTTTATCCTAAAAGTTTTAAAGAAAATATCAAATCAAGGTATAAAGGTAATGAGTTTGATTATTCGACTTCAAAACCCAGAGAGTCATTTTGGGATAAGCTGATGAGGAAAGTTTTAAAGATTGTTCAGAGTGTTTTTGGCGAAACAAGTTTAGAAAGTTCTGCAAAAATTACAACAACCATTATCCGTTTGTTTGCGATTATATTGGTCGGATTTCTGCTGTATTTTATCGTTAAATTTCTAATAGGCAAAAACGGGAATCTCTTTTTCGGAAAAAGAAATAAAAAAGTAGTCATCACTGACGAAGAGCTTCACGAAAACATTCATGAGATCAATTTTCCTGAAAGCATTGTTGCTTTCGAGAGGTCAAAAGATTATCGTTCGGCGATTCGTTACCAGTTTTTATTTGTGCTGAAAAAACTCAGTGACAAAAAACTCATTCTCTGGAACCCTGAAAAAACCAATAAAGATTATATTGCTGAATTTAAAGTTCCACTTTTAAAAGAAGAATTTTCAAATCTCTCTTATATTTTCGATTATGTTTGGTATGGTGAGTTCAATATTGATGATCAAAGTTATTTAAAATTTAAAGAACAGTATCAGTCTTTCAAACCATAA